In one Corallococcus sp. EGB genomic region, the following are encoded:
- a CDS encoding phage minor tail protein L — protein MSIASDIQRLDAGALVELFVLDATNLPGGGVSHFHAGTNGLRGPVVWQGMAYEPWAIQVKGFDKSGMGRLPRPTLTLANVAGTIGAMARDLNDLLGARVLRKRTFVRYLDAVNFPGGVNPTASPLDAFPDDEFVVDQKTVENKHVIEFSLAAKCDLDGVRIPLRIITQMCPWEYRGEGCGYAGPPVAKRNDTPTFSATEDRCGKRLASCKLRFGEKNVLPYGGFPAVGLIR, from the coding sequence TTCGTCCTGGACGCCACCAACCTGCCTGGCGGGGGCGTCAGCCATTTCCACGCGGGCACCAACGGGCTCCGCGGGCCCGTCGTCTGGCAGGGCATGGCCTATGAGCCCTGGGCCATCCAGGTCAAGGGATTCGACAAGTCCGGCATGGGGCGGCTGCCCCGGCCCACTCTGACGCTCGCCAATGTCGCCGGCACCATCGGCGCCATGGCGCGGGACCTGAACGATCTGCTGGGGGCGCGTGTCCTGCGGAAGCGCACCTTCGTCCGCTACCTGGACGCGGTGAACTTCCCCGGGGGCGTCAACCCCACCGCCTCGCCGCTGGACGCCTTCCCGGATGACGAGTTCGTGGTGGACCAGAAGACGGTGGAGAACAAACACGTCATCGAGTTCAGCCTGGCCGCGAAGTGTGACCTGGACGGTGTCCGCATCCCGCTGCGCATCATCACGCAGATGTGCCCCTGGGAGTACCGCGGCGAGGGCTGCGGCTACGCCGGCCCTCCGGTGGCGAAGCGGAATGACACGCCCACGTTCAGCGCCACCGAGGATCGGTGCGGGAAGCGCCTGGCGAGCTGCAAGCTGCGCTTTGGGGAGAAGAACGTCCTTCCGTACGGCGGATTCCCTGCGGTCGGACTCATCCGCTAA
- a CDS encoding transposase produces the protein MSGLRLLPLWHGESLLRGGAQGRVAFREGHTQQKESGVCRSPPGHRQAVPEANTIHLVLDNLSTHSRHALEVRYGVCAGRRLWRRFTPYYTPVHGSRLNQAEVEISVLSRQCLGRRRIPTLDKLRCETQAWQKWANRHQLRIRWRFTVPKARAKFHYHHTDFTRS, from the coding sequence ATGTCGGGACTACGCCTACTTCCGCTGTGGCACGGCGAATCTCTTCTGCGTGGTGGAGCCCAAGGCAGGGTGGCATTTCGTGAAGGCCACACCCAACAGAAAGAGTCCGGCGTTTGCCGAAGCCCTCCAGGACATCGCCAAGCAGTACCGGAGGCGAACACCATCCACCTGGTTCTGGACAACCTCAGTACCCACAGCCGCCATGCGTTGGAGGTGCGGTACGGGGTATGTGCAGGGCGTCGGCTCTGGCGTCGATTCACTCCATACTACACGCCCGTCCACGGCAGTCGGCTCAATCAGGCGGAGGTGGAGATTTCCGTGCTCTCCCGTCAGTGTTTGGGAAGGCGGCGTATCCCCACGCTCGACAAGCTTCGCTGCGAAACGCAGGCATGGCAGAAGTGGGCCAACCGCCACCAGCTCCGGATTCGCTGGCGATTCACTGTGCCGAAGGCCCGAGCGAAATTCCATTACCACCACACTGACTTCACCCGGTCATAG
- a CDS encoding helix-turn-helix domain-containing protein: MRVSAVLWRARVLQLLAAGWPVVGVTEAVGVTETTVRTVRRRYREEGLSAALHEKPRPAASRRLTEKQASEVVAMVCAPPPAGRARWTVRLITREAIRRGLVPEVRRETVRELLLRHDLKPWREKVW; encoded by the coding sequence ATGCGAGTCAGTGCGGTGTTGTGGCGAGCCCGGGTGCTGCAACTGCTAGCGGCGGGCTGGCCGGTTGTGGGAGTGACCGAGGCAGTGGGCGTCACTGAAACCACGGTGCGCACCGTCCGAAGACGCTACCGGGAGGAGGGGCTCAGCGCAGCGCTTCATGAGAAGCCGCGGCCTGCGGCGTCGCGGCGCCTCACGGAGAAGCAGGCCAGCGAGGTGGTCGCCATGGTGTGTGCACCGCCGCCTGCGGGGCGCGCCCGCTGGACGGTCCGCCTCATTACGCGGGAAGCAATACGCCGGGGCCTGGTTCCGGAGGTTAGGCGGGAAACCGTGCGCGAACTCCTCCTGCGTCATGACTTGAAGCCGTGGCGGGAAAAAGTGTGGTGA
- a CDS encoding trypsin-like serine protease gives MDPAAEHTFAAIKRALSSPQWGDLKCEIFYVARGFYAPRPTVARRPDGRAPTQRLEWFPACDGGTDCTTDKVFAHFNEKTEDERESFLARVSAATADAGNRNKLNRDNTPLAEAIRWASQHPRPADAPTGISILILATDGIPEYGVLVGLQAKSKLDCAPHGELVTDMRNAWLEARHQFSHIFVIDPARAQDAGSKLRPGSDLDFLKSVATGAELSSLPPPASVPKGCDGGVNLLPLNDMAPEKLRAEISSFSAGSSDSVNELAAKFVKLLKETCDLSSTCCDPEICDGIDNDCDGDVDELPCPSCESAPAGFPEVVAVGMRGRYWCSGVVISPHAVLTARHCLPADTVLSGESIHAVAELRRAVRVHVPSELGADVAVLELEAPLKVLSPPRRHSGDVSPPTSALSHVGFGTSTPQGELGFGFKHALALDGRGWGCDREIALETGCDPSLEMFVPGSPGRDTCQGDSGGGLFELVPPIPACVDPVTRAWLPQRRLLGVTSRTTSRATVACGQGGIYTRIDQIAPWLDPLLKDIHKRHAVQGGDSE, from the coding sequence ATGGATCCGGCTGCTGAACATACCTTCGCGGCAATCAAACGCGCTCTTTCGAGCCCACAGTGGGGCGACCTCAAATGTGAGATTTTCTATGTGGCCCGAGGGTTCTATGCACCCCGCCCCACGGTCGCGCGCAGGCCTGATGGGAGGGCCCCCACGCAGCGATTGGAGTGGTTCCCTGCCTGTGACGGGGGCACAGACTGCACCACGGATAAAGTCTTCGCTCATTTCAATGAGAAGACCGAGGATGAGCGGGAGTCCTTTCTTGCCCGAGTGAGCGCCGCAACCGCCGATGCTGGAAACAGGAACAAACTCAATAGGGACAACACTCCCCTGGCGGAGGCGATTCGTTGGGCATCTCAGCATCCTCGGCCTGCAGATGCACCGACGGGCATCAGCATCCTCATTCTGGCAACGGATGGTATTCCCGAATACGGCGTATTGGTTGGCCTCCAAGCCAAATCAAAGCTCGACTGTGCCCCCCACGGTGAACTTGTGACGGACATGCGGAATGCTTGGCTGGAAGCGCGCCACCAGTTCAGCCACATCTTCGTCATCGATCCCGCGCGTGCCCAGGATGCCGGAAGCAAACTGCGTCCTGGGTCTGATCTCGACTTCCTGAAATCAGTTGCGACCGGGGCGGAACTATCAAGCCTTCCTCCTCCTGCGTCCGTGCCCAAGGGTTGCGATGGAGGCGTCAACCTCCTTCCGCTGAATGACATGGCCCCAGAGAAACTGCGCGCCGAGATCAGCAGCTTCTCCGCAGGCAGTTCTGACAGTGTGAATGAACTGGCTGCGAAGTTCGTCAAGCTATTGAAGGAAACCTGCGATCTCTCCAGCACCTGTTGCGACCCCGAAATCTGCGACGGCATAGATAATGACTGTGACGGCGATGTTGATGAACTGCCATGCCCGAGCTGCGAATCAGCGCCGGCTGGTTTCCCCGAGGTCGTCGCGGTCGGCATGAGGGGGCGCTATTGGTGCTCGGGGGTGGTCATATCCCCGCATGCCGTGCTCACAGCTCGCCACTGCCTGCCCGCCGATACGGTGCTCTCCGGCGAGTCCATCCATGCAGTCGCGGAGTTGCGGCGGGCCGTCCGGGTGCACGTTCCCAGTGAGCTCGGAGCGGACGTTGCGGTGTTGGAACTGGAGGCGCCATTGAAGGTTCTCTCGCCGCCACGGCGCCATTCAGGGGACGTCTCCCCCCCAACGAGTGCGCTCTCCCACGTGGGCTTCGGGACATCAACTCCACAAGGCGAGCTGGGCTTCGGCTTCAAGCATGCGCTGGCGCTAGACGGAAGAGGCTGGGGGTGTGACCGGGAAATTGCACTGGAGACCGGATGTGACCCGTCCTTGGAGATGTTCGTCCCTGGCAGCCCGGGAAGGGATACCTGCCAGGGGGATAGCGGGGGGGGGCTCTTCGAGCTCGTACCTCCCATCCCCGCTTGCGTAGATCCGGTGACGCGAGCCTGGCTCCCGCAGCGTCGTCTCCTCGGGGTGACCTCTCGAACCACGAGCCGTGCAACGGTGGCGTGTGGTCAGGGCGGAATCTACACGCGAATCGATCAAATCGCACCCTGGCTAGATCCTCTGCTCAAAGACATCCACAAGCGTCATGCCGTGCAGGGAGGGGATTCGGAATGA